Proteins encoded by one window of Labilithrix sp.:
- a CDS encoding AI-2E family transporter has translation MTFFPLWAPLVLAAWTAVMLRPFSLRIARAMGRDRAAAVIVVLLVMAVFVPLLAALGSLTLGAMDLARSLAKSGNAKSAFISVVQGNGGEGGDPLDGLRSPGKLVELVQEHGMSAVQILGGAAGAVAHAVLGTFIFFYATYVFLIDGPDLYEWIERHAPIEPTHTQRLAAAFVETGRGLFVGIGLTGFSQGIVATITYFALGVPRAFVLGLVTCLASLIPSVGTGLVWVPVAIGLALAGRPGSAAIMVGVGVCVIALIDNVLRPVFARFGKLHLSTFILLTSIFGGLAIFGTWGLFLGPLFVRMAKEALELQRKDRLLEKRAELDAAAAATASDATPD, from the coding sequence ATGACGTTCTTTCCGCTGTGGGCGCCGCTCGTGCTCGCGGCGTGGACGGCGGTCATGCTGCGTCCCTTCTCCCTCCGCATCGCGCGCGCGATGGGGCGCGACCGCGCCGCCGCCGTCATCGTCGTCCTCCTCGTGATGGCCGTCTTCGTCCCGCTCCTCGCCGCGCTCGGCTCGCTCACGCTCGGCGCGATGGACCTCGCGCGCAGCCTCGCGAAGTCCGGCAACGCGAAGAGCGCGTTCATCTCGGTCGTGCAAGGCAACGGCGGCGAAGGCGGCGACCCGCTCGACGGGCTCCGCTCCCCCGGCAAGCTCGTCGAGCTGGTCCAGGAGCACGGCATGTCCGCGGTGCAGATCCTCGGCGGCGCCGCGGGCGCGGTGGCGCACGCGGTCCTCGGCACCTTCATCTTCTTCTACGCGACCTACGTGTTCCTCATCGACGGGCCCGACCTCTACGAGTGGATCGAGCGCCACGCCCCGATCGAGCCGACGCACACGCAGCGCCTCGCCGCGGCCTTCGTCGAGACGGGCCGCGGCCTCTTCGTGGGCATCGGCCTCACCGGCTTCTCGCAGGGCATCGTCGCGACCATCACCTACTTCGCGCTCGGCGTCCCGCGCGCCTTCGTGCTCGGCCTCGTGACGTGCCTCGCCTCCCTCATTCCCTCCGTCGGCACCGGCCTCGTCTGGGTCCCCGTCGCGATCGGCCTCGCCCTCGCGGGCCGCCCCGGCTCCGCCGCGATCATGGTCGGCGTCGGCGTCTGCGTCATCGCCCTCATCGACAATGTGCTGCGCCCGGTCTTCGCGCGCTTCGGCAAGCTGCACCTCTCGACGTTCATCCTCCTCACGTCGATCTTCGGCGGCCTCGCCATCTTCGGCACGTGGGGCCTCTTCCTCGGCCCTCTCTTCGTGCGCATGGCGAAGGAGGCGCTCGAGCTGCAGCGGAAGGACCGCCTCCTCGAGAAGCGCGCCGAGCTCGACGCCGCGGCGGCCGCGACCGCTAGCGACGCGACACCTGACTGA
- a CDS encoding HIT family protein → MPTVFTRIISGELPGRFVWEDARCVAFLSAHPLRTGHTLVVPREEIDHWLDMPAELNAHVMETARSTGRAIQRAFQPTKVGMLVAGLEVPHVHVHLVPIDDAHDLDFDRQQKDPDPKVMDEARDAIRKALEELGFSQVSRR, encoded by the coding sequence ATGCCTACCGTCTTCACGCGGATCATTTCGGGAGAGCTACCAGGGCGGTTCGTCTGGGAGGACGCGCGGTGCGTCGCGTTCTTGTCGGCGCATCCGCTGCGAACGGGGCACACGCTCGTCGTGCCGCGCGAGGAGATCGATCACTGGCTCGACATGCCCGCCGAGCTGAACGCGCACGTGATGGAGACGGCGCGGTCGACGGGCCGGGCGATCCAGCGCGCGTTCCAGCCGACCAAGGTAGGCATGCTCGTCGCCGGGCTCGAGGTGCCGCACGTCCACGTGCACCTCGTGCCGATCGACGACGCGCACGACCTCGACTTCGATCGGCAACAGAAGGACCCCGACCCGAAGGTGATGGACGAGGCGCGCGACGCGATCCGGAAGGCGCTCGAGGAGCTCGGCTTCAGTCAGGTGTCGCGTCGCTAG